A window from Thermomonas aquatica encodes these proteins:
- a CDS encoding amidohydrolase produces the protein MRKLERSIVAVLLGLLAAPVLAQTTVLSAARIHTMDTARPLARAMAFDASGRILALGDADELQARYPQARRLDVGSATVVPGLIDAHAHVGGLGFAMLGADLVGTASKAEIIERLRAKAAQLKPGEWLLGNGWDQNDWPQQSFPTAAELDVVFPDRPVWLSRVDGHAGWANSAAMRAVPRDLAGNWQPDGGMIQRDAAGKPNGIFIDNAMLLVEHARPAPDEATSERALALGMQAAVEHGLTGVHDAGITLAELRRYQRLADRGQMPLRIYAMADGNSDALESLCRNGLYRHPSGRLQMRAVKLYADGALGSRGAAMLEDYSDDHGNRGLLVMSADELAVASAKAKRCGVQVATHAIGDRGNRLALDTYAHALGADVAGDHRWRVEHAQILAPADLARFAQLHVIASMQPTHATSDMPWAQERVGAQRIVGAYAWRQLRDSGARLAFGSDFPVESVDPRLGLYSAVSRADGEGKPAGGWMPQEKLNAFEALRGFTLDAAYAGFGENELGSLAPGKRADFVVLAEDPLAVPDARLRTLDVRATYVDGRPVYEAGKAASAAAP, from the coding sequence ATGCGCAAGCTGGAACGGTCGATCGTGGCGGTGCTGCTCGGCTTGCTGGCCGCGCCCGTGCTGGCGCAGACCACGGTGCTCAGCGCCGCGCGCATCCACACCATGGACACGGCGCGGCCGCTTGCCCGTGCGATGGCCTTCGATGCCTCCGGCAGGATCCTCGCGCTGGGCGACGCGGACGAATTGCAGGCGCGCTATCCGCAGGCGCGCCGGCTCGATGTCGGCAGCGCCACGGTGGTGCCGGGCCTGATCGACGCGCATGCGCACGTCGGCGGGCTCGGTTTCGCCATGCTGGGCGCGGACCTGGTCGGCACGGCGAGCAAGGCCGAGATCATCGAACGCCTGCGCGCCAAGGCCGCGCAACTGAAGCCCGGCGAGTGGCTGCTCGGCAACGGCTGGGACCAGAACGACTGGCCGCAGCAATCCTTCCCGACCGCCGCCGAACTGGATGTGGTGTTCCCGGACCGCCCGGTCTGGCTGTCGCGCGTCGACGGCCACGCCGGCTGGGCCAACAGCGCCGCGATGCGCGCGGTCCCGCGCGACCTCGCCGGCAATTGGCAGCCGGACGGCGGCATGATCCAGCGCGATGCCGCCGGCAAGCCGAACGGCATCTTCATCGACAACGCGATGCTGCTGGTCGAACACGCGCGGCCGGCGCCCGATGAAGCCACGTCGGAGCGCGCACTCGCACTGGGCATGCAGGCGGCGGTCGAACACGGCCTGACCGGCGTGCACGATGCCGGCATCACCCTCGCCGAATTGCGGAGATACCAACGCCTGGCCGACCGCGGGCAGATGCCGCTGCGCATCTACGCGATGGCCGACGGCAACAGCGACGCGCTGGAATCGCTGTGCCGCAACGGCCTGTACCGGCATCCATCGGGGCGGTTGCAGATGCGCGCGGTGAAGCTGTATGCCGATGGCGCGCTGGGCAGCCGCGGTGCGGCGATGCTGGAGGATTACAGCGACGACCACGGCAACCGCGGCCTGCTGGTGATGTCGGCGGACGAACTGGCGGTCGCCAGCGCCAAGGCGAAGCGCTGCGGCGTGCAGGTGGCGACCCATGCGATCGGCGACCGCGGCAACCGGCTGGCGCTCGATACCTACGCGCATGCGCTCGGCGCGGATGTCGCCGGCGACCATCGCTGGCGCGTCGAGCATGCGCAGATCCTGGCGCCGGCCGACCTGGCGCGGTTCGCGCAACTGCACGTGATCGCCTCGATGCAGCCGACGCATGCGACCAGCGACATGCCGTGGGCGCAGGAGCGCGTCGGCGCGCAGCGCATCGTCGGCGCCTATGCATGGCGGCAGCTGCGCGACAGCGGCGCGCGCCTCGCTTTCGGTTCGGATTTCCCGGTGGAATCGGTCGATCCGCGCCTGGGCCTGTATTCCGCGGTCAGCCGGGCCGATGGCGAAGGCAAGCCGGCCGGCGGCTGGATGCCGCAGGAAAAACTGAACGCGTTCGAAGCCCTGCGCGGCTTCACCCTCGACGCCGCCTACGCGGGCTTCGGCGAAAACGAGCTCGGCAGCCTGGCGCCCGGCAAGCGCGCGGATTTCGTGGTGCTGGCGGAAGACCCGCTGGCGGTGCCGGACGCGCGGCTGCGCACGCTCGACGTGCGCGCGACCTACGTGGACGGCAGGCCGGTGTACGAGGCGGGGAAGGCCGCGTCAGCGGCTGCGCCATAG
- the miaB gene encoding tRNA (N6-isopentenyl adenosine(37)-C2)-methylthiotransferase MiaB, with amino-acid sequence MTDLHPLPAAPAAPKPATPGAKKLYIQTHGCQMNEYDSAKMADVLAAAEGMELTTIAEEADVVLVNTCSIREKAQEKVFSQLGRWKSLKKDGRPVLIGVGGCVASQEGAAIVKRAPYVDLVFGPQTLHRLPELIRERRASGQPQVDISFPEIEKFDRLPEPRAEGPSAFVSIMEGCSKYCSFCVVPYTRGEEVSRPFEDVLVEVAQLAAQGVREVNLLGQNVNAYRGPYGDGEVADLGLLIRAIAQIDGIGRIRFTTSHPLEFSDSLIEAYRDVPKLANYLHLPVQAGSDRILAAMKRGYTALEFKQKIRKLRAVRPDISISSDFIVGFPGETDADFDKTMKLIEDVGFDQSFSFIYSRRPGTPAADLQDDVGDAEKHARLDRLQKHINAHALGISRAMVGSVQSVLVEGPSKKDPNELTGKTENMRSVNFAGPKRLIGQFVDVVITEAMSNSLRGRVATADAA; translated from the coding sequence GGCCGCGCCGAAGCCGGCAACGCCCGGGGCCAAGAAGCTCTACATCCAGACCCACGGCTGCCAGATGAACGAGTACGACTCGGCCAAGATGGCCGACGTGCTGGCTGCGGCGGAAGGGATGGAACTGACCACGATCGCGGAAGAAGCCGACGTGGTCCTGGTCAATACCTGCTCGATCCGCGAAAAAGCCCAGGAAAAGGTATTCAGCCAGCTGGGCCGCTGGAAGTCGCTGAAAAAGGACGGCAGGCCGGTGCTCATCGGCGTCGGCGGCTGCGTGGCGTCGCAGGAAGGCGCCGCCATCGTCAAGCGCGCGCCCTACGTGGACCTGGTGTTCGGCCCGCAGACCCTGCACCGCCTGCCGGAGCTGATCCGCGAGCGCCGCGCCTCCGGCCAGCCGCAGGTCGACATCAGCTTCCCGGAGATCGAGAAGTTCGACCGCCTGCCGGAACCGCGCGCCGAAGGCCCGTCCGCCTTCGTCTCGATCATGGAAGGCTGCAGCAAGTACTGCAGTTTCTGCGTGGTGCCTTACACCCGCGGCGAGGAAGTCAGCCGCCCGTTCGAGGACGTGCTGGTCGAAGTCGCGCAACTGGCCGCCCAAGGCGTGCGCGAGGTCAACCTGCTCGGCCAGAACGTCAACGCCTACCGCGGTCCGTACGGCGACGGCGAGGTCGCCGACCTCGGCCTGCTGATCCGCGCGATCGCGCAGATCGACGGCATCGGCCGCATCCGCTTCACCACCTCGCATCCGCTGGAGTTCAGCGACTCGCTGATCGAGGCCTACCGCGACGTGCCCAAGCTGGCCAATTACCTGCACCTGCCGGTGCAGGCCGGCAGCGACCGCATCCTGGCGGCGATGAAGCGCGGCTACACCGCGCTGGAGTTCAAGCAGAAGATCCGCAAGCTGCGCGCGGTGCGCCCGGACATTTCGATCAGTTCGGACTTCATCGTCGGCTTCCCCGGCGAAACCGATGCGGACTTCGACAAGACCATGAAGCTGATCGAGGACGTGGGCTTCGACCAGAGCTTCTCCTTCATCTATTCGCGTCGCCCCGGCACCCCGGCCGCGGACCTGCAGGACGACGTGGGCGACGCCGAGAAACACGCGCGGCTGGACCGCCTGCAGAAGCACATCAATGCGCATGCGCTGGGCATTTCCCGGGCGATGGTCGGCAGCGTGCAGTCGGTGCTGGTCGAAGGCCCGTCGAAGAAGGATCCGAACGAGCTCACCGGCAAGACCGAGAACATGCGTTCGGTGAATTTCGCCGGGCCGAAGCGGCTCATCGGCCAGTTCGTCGATGTCGTGATCACCGAGGCGATGAGCAATTCGCTGCGCGGGCGGGTGGCGACCGCCGACGCCGCCTGA